One part of the Arthrobacter tumbae genome encodes these proteins:
- a CDS encoding ChaB family protein has product MPKVTKSGKVKTDDLPSTLQRSDKKAQETYARTLDSAEEQYGDGERAHRTAYSALKHTHEKVGDHWEQKDSNGPSDEQAEGGRGTAKETAGGVDANASKEHLYEVAKKLEIPKRSTMSKKELVDAIQKANDRETRKARN; this is encoded by the coding sequence ATGCCGAAGGTAACAAAATCGGGAAAGGTCAAAACCGACGACCTGCCCAGCACGCTGCAGAGATCGGACAAAAAAGCGCAGGAAACCTACGCCAGAACGCTCGACTCTGCGGAGGAACAGTACGGTGACGGCGAACGGGCGCACCGCACCGCGTACAGCGCCCTGAAACACACCCACGAGAAGGTGGGTGATCACTGGGAGCAGAAGGATTCCAACGGTCCCTCCGACGAGCAGGCGGAAGGCGGTCGCGGAACGGCGAAGGAAACCGCCGGCGGTGTGGACGCCAACGCCTCCAAGGAGCACCTTTACGAGGTCGCCAAGAAGCTCGAGATTCCCAAGCGCTCAACCATGAGCAAGAAGGAACTGGTGGACGCGATCCAGAAGGCCAACGACAGGGAAACCCGCAAAGCCAGAAACTAG
- a CDS encoding dihydrolipoyl dehydrogenase family protein, whose protein sequence is MDFDVLVIGAGPAGMAAATRAAELGARTAVVERARLGGTCVNSGCVPTRVLAKTARLYREVRTARDYGIVVHEPAVDWPQLIRRVRTTVDRVLDAKGYGEAMQRLDTTLLEGEASFIGPNEVSIDGRTVTATSVILCVGGSARRLPIPGAEHAALPSDVLDLPDLPGSVAIIGGGHTGAQLATIFDALGSRVTLLDLAPRILTTEDSDVSTAVTEGFRSRGVRVDVGIGGVDGIEKHDDGALEIRWQGTGGAQSARVGAVVMAAGWPANIHGLGLEAAGISTARGAIPVDNYLRSNVPHIFVAGDANGTSMLVQAAVFEGETAAENAVLGAHRTTPHHLLPEGGFTDPDYAGVGLTEAMARERDAECAVVVVPYGAVERPIIDDREQGFLKLVTDRHRELILGAHAVGENAVEVIQAVASAMAAGTDVATLARVKFAYPTYSAIIGHAARKAVRGAGKDSW, encoded by the coding sequence ATGGATTTTGATGTTCTGGTGATCGGCGCCGGCCCGGCGGGCATGGCTGCAGCAACACGGGCGGCGGAACTCGGTGCTCGAACCGCTGTCGTCGAACGCGCACGGCTGGGCGGCACCTGTGTGAACTCGGGCTGCGTACCCACGCGGGTACTGGCCAAGACAGCGCGCCTGTACCGGGAGGTGCGGACGGCTCGGGACTACGGGATTGTGGTGCATGAGCCCGCGGTGGACTGGCCGCAGCTGATTCGCCGCGTCCGCACCACCGTGGACCGCGTGCTGGATGCCAAGGGGTACGGCGAGGCCATGCAGCGACTGGACACCACGCTGCTGGAGGGTGAGGCTTCGTTTATCGGGCCGAATGAGGTTTCGATTGACGGGCGCACTGTCACCGCCACCTCGGTCATCCTGTGCGTGGGCGGAAGCGCGCGCCGGCTTCCCATTCCCGGCGCCGAACATGCCGCGCTCCCCTCCGACGTCCTCGACCTTCCCGATCTGCCAGGCTCAGTCGCGATCATCGGCGGCGGCCATACCGGTGCGCAGCTGGCTACCATCTTCGACGCCCTGGGATCCAGGGTCACCCTCCTGGACCTCGCGCCGCGCATCCTCACCACGGAGGATAGCGACGTTTCCACCGCCGTGACGGAGGGCTTCCGGTCCCGCGGTGTGCGCGTGGATGTCGGTATCGGCGGTGTGGATGGAATTGAAAAGCACGACGACGGCGCCCTGGAAATCCGTTGGCAGGGAACCGGCGGCGCGCAGTCAGCACGCGTGGGAGCGGTGGTCATGGCCGCCGGCTGGCCTGCGAACATTCATGGTCTCGGGCTGGAGGCTGCCGGAATATCCACCGCCCGGGGAGCCATACCCGTGGATAATTACCTCCGCTCCAATGTGCCGCACATCTTTGTTGCCGGCGACGCCAACGGAACCTCCATGCTGGTTCAGGCGGCAGTCTTCGAGGGTGAAACCGCTGCCGAGAATGCGGTCCTTGGCGCGCACCGCACCACACCGCATCATCTGCTTCCCGAGGGAGGCTTCACCGACCCGGATTACGCGGGTGTTGGCCTGACCGAGGCGATGGCCAGGGAGCGGGACGCGGAGTGCGCCGTCGTCGTCGTTCCCTATGGTGCGGTGGAGCGTCCCATTATTGATGACCGGGAACAGGGTTTCCTGAAACTGGTGACCGACAGGCACCGCGAGCTGATCCTCGGAGCGCACGCGGTGGGTGAGAACGCGGTGGAGGTGATCCAGGCCGTTGCGTCTGCGATGGCGGCCGGCACCGACGTCGCTACGCTGGCCCGCGTCAAGTTCGCCTACCCCACCTACAGCGCAATCATTGGTCACGCTGCACGCAAGGCAGTGCGGGGAGCAGGGAAAGACTCCTGGTGA
- a CDS encoding iron chelate uptake ABC transporter family permease subunit — translation MSPDALPPALASRRRRPVRSLSPRTWILVLSLATAALIVTFMTIGLSGNLGYVLPLRATKVASMLLVAYAVGISTVLFQTVTGNRILTPSIMGFDALYILLQTFLAFTIGTQALLTMGAGTRFIMEVVLMVGFSWLLYRWLFIGGGKSLHLVLLIGIIFGTLFRGISSLLQRLIDPSEFVVLQDLFFASFNNVEASLLGVAALAILAASAAGWRIRNRFDVLSLGRETSLSLGVDHKGTVTQVLVICSVLVAVSTALVGPITFFGLLVASLAYQLSAVFRHAYVLPIAVLLGAIALLGGQLILERVFGFDTALSIVIEFVGGIVFIALLLKGSIK, via the coding sequence GTGTCGCCTGACGCACTCCCACCGGCACTTGCATCACGACGACGGCGGCCCGTTCGGAGCCTCAGTCCCCGTACCTGGATCCTGGTGCTGAGTCTGGCCACCGCCGCCCTTATTGTCACCTTCATGACGATCGGCCTCTCGGGCAACCTCGGCTACGTCCTGCCGCTGCGCGCCACCAAGGTGGCGTCGATGCTGCTGGTGGCGTACGCCGTCGGTATCTCCACCGTGCTCTTCCAGACCGTCACAGGAAACCGGATTCTGACGCCGTCGATCATGGGCTTCGACGCGCTCTACATCCTCCTGCAGACGTTCCTTGCCTTCACCATCGGGACGCAGGCCCTCCTGACGATGGGCGCGGGCACCCGCTTCATCATGGAAGTGGTGCTGATGGTGGGATTCTCCTGGCTGCTCTACCGCTGGCTGTTCATCGGCGGCGGGAAATCCCTGCACCTCGTCCTGCTGATCGGCATCATTTTCGGCACGCTCTTCCGCGGGATCTCCTCGCTGCTGCAGCGGCTCATCGACCCCAGCGAGTTCGTGGTGCTGCAGGACCTGTTCTTCGCGAGCTTCAACAATGTCGAGGCCTCGCTGTTGGGGGTTGCAGCGTTGGCTATCCTCGCGGCAAGCGCGGCCGGTTGGCGCATCCGGAACCGGTTCGACGTGCTGAGCCTCGGTCGGGAAACGTCGCTCAGCCTCGGTGTGGACCACAAGGGCACGGTCACCCAGGTGCTTGTCATCTGCTCGGTGCTGGTTGCCGTTTCAACCGCACTGGTGGGGCCGATCACCTTCTTCGGCCTGCTCGTGGCGTCGCTGGCGTACCAGTTGTCCGCCGTATTCCGGCACGCCTACGTGCTGCCGATCGCCGTCCTGCTGGGCGCAATCGCGCTCCTGGGCGGACAACTCATCCTTGAGCGGGTCTTCGGATTCGACACCGCCCTCAGCATTGTCATCGAGTTTGTCGGCGGGATTGTTTTCATCGCGCTGCTCCTGAAAGGTTCGATCAAATGA
- a CDS encoding CPBP family intramembrane metalloprotease yields the protein MITTASLDARPRILPVVAAALVSASGFLIFALEQRLPGYLVLAAALTTAYFSGKAQHGKSLFRDLLLLAIGLVIISAVPITTDISFSHMAIMGTAMILAVAVPYLLSRFVFKDHAIRFPVLTGQKWNRTERWYLLAVVVIGYVLLPVYMIPTGVYENWPAASDPGTIARLFLGTNVLGIWDELFFICTAFTLLRRHLPDWQANVLQAVLFTSFLWELGFHSWGPVLIYPFALIQAWIFSKTKSLSYIVSVHLLFDFVLFLVLLHAHNREWFAIFLY from the coding sequence ATGATCACCACGGCGAGCCTTGACGCGCGCCCCCGGATACTGCCGGTCGTTGCCGCCGCACTGGTTTCGGCCTCCGGTTTCCTTATCTTCGCGCTCGAGCAGAGGCTTCCCGGCTACCTGGTCCTTGCCGCAGCACTGACAACCGCCTACTTCAGCGGCAAAGCACAGCATGGCAAGAGCCTTTTCCGGGATCTGCTGCTGCTGGCCATAGGGCTCGTCATCATCAGCGCCGTTCCCATCACCACAGACATCAGCTTCAGCCACATGGCCATCATGGGTACGGCCATGATCCTGGCCGTCGCCGTCCCCTACCTGCTGTCCCGCTTCGTTTTCAAGGATCACGCCATCCGCTTTCCGGTCCTGACCGGCCAGAAATGGAACCGGACAGAACGCTGGTACCTGCTTGCCGTCGTCGTCATCGGGTATGTGCTTCTGCCGGTCTATATGATCCCGACCGGAGTCTACGAGAACTGGCCGGCGGCCTCGGATCCGGGAACAATCGCGCGATTGTTCCTGGGCACCAACGTCCTGGGCATCTGGGACGAGCTGTTCTTCATCTGCACCGCGTTCACGCTGCTGCGGCGCCACCTTCCCGACTGGCAGGCCAATGTCCTCCAGGCGGTCCTGTTCACCTCGTTCCTCTGGGAGCTGGGCTTCCACTCCTGGGGGCCGGTGCTCATTTACCCGTTCGCCCTGATCCAGGCGTGGATTTTCTCGAAGACCAAGTCGCTGAGCTACATCGTGAGCGTGCACCTGTTGTTCGACTTCGTGCTCTTCCTGGTGCTGCTGCACGCGCACAACCGCGAGTGGTTCGCGATCTTCCTCTACTAG
- a CDS encoding ABC transporter permease — protein sequence MITATPPAEAGSATARRRFPALHAVLAVLAVVALSVASLFIGVSDVSPAALLSDSDDGTAGRILLISRIPRTLAILLTGMAVGVAGLILQLMARNKFVEPSTVGTVESAMLGILVVTVLVPAAPLLAKMGVAAVFAVAGTALFLLVLRRIPLRNTLIVPLVGIMLGGIIGAVTTFCAYRFDLLQSLNSWMIGDFSGVIAGRYEFLWLVGALTAAGYFAADRFTVAGMGSEFTTNLGLNYRAVMSLGLVIVSLISAVVVVTVGAVPFLGLVVPNLVSILIGDNVRRSVPWVALLGAGLVLLCDVLGRLIRFPYEIPVGTVLSVVGAAGFLYLLLRSRRRVA from the coding sequence GTGATCACAGCAACCCCACCGGCAGAAGCCGGTTCAGCGACGGCGCGCCGCCGGTTCCCAGCGTTACACGCTGTACTGGCGGTGCTCGCCGTCGTCGCACTTTCTGTTGCGAGCCTGTTTATCGGCGTCAGCGACGTGTCGCCGGCCGCGCTCCTGTCCGATTCAGACGACGGCACCGCCGGCCGGATCCTGCTCATCAGCCGCATCCCGCGGACGCTGGCGATCCTGCTGACCGGCATGGCGGTGGGCGTCGCGGGGCTCATTCTGCAGCTCATGGCGCGTAACAAGTTCGTCGAACCGTCCACGGTCGGAACGGTGGAGTCGGCAATGCTCGGCATCCTCGTTGTCACGGTGCTGGTGCCGGCCGCTCCCCTGCTGGCCAAGATGGGCGTCGCAGCCGTCTTCGCAGTCGCCGGCACTGCCCTGTTCCTGCTGGTGCTCCGACGCATACCGCTGCGCAATACCCTGATTGTTCCGCTGGTGGGGATCATGCTCGGCGGAATCATCGGCGCTGTCACCACTTTCTGTGCCTACCGGTTCGACCTGCTGCAGAGCCTCAACAGCTGGATGATCGGGGACTTCTCCGGCGTCATCGCCGGCCGATACGAGTTCCTCTGGCTGGTCGGCGCGCTCACAGCGGCCGGCTACTTCGCCGCCGACCGCTTCACCGTGGCCGGGATGGGCAGCGAGTTCACCACCAATCTCGGCCTGAACTACCGCGCGGTAATGAGTTTGGGACTGGTGATCGTCTCCCTGATCAGCGCCGTCGTCGTTGTCACTGTTGGCGCAGTGCCGTTCCTCGGCCTGGTGGTGCCCAACCTTGTCTCGATCCTGATCGGTGACAACGTACGCCGGTCCGTTCCCTGGGTTGCGCTGCTGGGCGCGGGGCTGGTGCTGCTGTGTGACGTCCTTGGCCGCCTGATCCGGTTCCCCTATGAAATTCCGGTCGGCACTGTCCTGTCCGTGGTCGGAGCCGCCGGCTTCCTCTATCTCTTGCTGAGGAGCCGCCGCCGTGTCGCCTGA
- a CDS encoding PRC-barrel domain-containing protein has protein sequence MDNLEMEDLQTATAWDASGEKLGSVSQVHLDGLSGQPAWVTVGLGLLNTREHFVPLSGARLDGENLYVAVSKDAIKDSPDFTVEEGLTAEQEASLRDYYRA, from the coding sequence ATGGACAACCTGGAAATGGAAGACCTGCAGACCGCCACGGCATGGGATGCCAGCGGGGAGAAGCTGGGGAGCGTCTCACAGGTGCATCTCGACGGGCTCTCGGGCCAGCCCGCCTGGGTGACTGTCGGTCTCGGGCTGTTGAACACGCGGGAGCACTTCGTTCCGCTCTCCGGTGCCCGGTTGGACGGTGAGAACCTCTACGTCGCAGTGTCCAAGGACGCAATCAAGGATTCTCCGGACTTCACGGTGGAGGAGGGCCTCACCGCCGAGCAGGAGGCTTCCCTTCGGGACTACTACCGGGCGTAA
- a CDS encoding iron ABC transporter ATP-binding protein gives MIQLTGVTKAYGSETVVDSVTASIRSGGITSIIGPNGAGKSTLLSMMSRLLPMDGGSVVIEGMDVSTTASATLARKMAILRQDNQLTVRLTVRDLVGFGRFPDNKGRPGAEDREHIERALDYLDLQSMADRFVDELSGGQRQRAFIAMVLAQDTDYIFLDEPLNNLDMKHAVDLMRMLRRTVEDLGKTVVLVIHDINFASCYSDAIIAMRDGAVVHQGTPAELMHTSLLREVYDIDIRIEEIDGNRIGVYFA, from the coding sequence ATGATCCAGCTGACCGGCGTGACCAAGGCGTACGGCTCCGAAACCGTCGTGGACTCGGTCACCGCCTCCATCCGGTCGGGCGGCATCACCTCGATCATCGGACCCAACGGCGCTGGAAAGTCCACTCTGCTATCGATGATGAGCCGGCTGCTTCCAATGGACGGCGGCTCGGTGGTGATCGAGGGGATGGACGTCAGTACGACGGCGAGCGCCACCCTTGCGCGGAAGATGGCCATCCTCCGCCAGGACAACCAGCTCACAGTCCGGCTCACCGTCCGCGACCTCGTGGGGTTTGGTCGCTTCCCCGACAACAAGGGCAGACCGGGCGCAGAAGACCGCGAACATATCGAACGCGCCCTGGACTACCTTGACCTGCAGTCCATGGCCGACCGGTTTGTCGACGAGCTCTCGGGTGGTCAGCGCCAGCGGGCGTTCATCGCCATGGTGCTGGCACAGGACACCGACTACATCTTCCTCGACGAACCGCTGAACAACCTCGACATGAAGCACGCCGTGGACCTGATGCGCATGTTGCGGCGCACTGTTGAAGATCTGGGCAAGACCGTGGTTCTGGTGATCCACGACATCAACTTCGCGTCCTGCTACTCGGATGCGATCATCGCGATGCGCGACGGCGCTGTGGTGCACCAGGGCACTCCGGCAGAGCTGATGCACACCTCCCTTCTCCGGGAGGTCTATGACATCGACATCCGCATCGAGGAGATCGACGGCAACCGCATCGGAGTCTATTTCGCCTGA
- a CDS encoding siderophore ABC transporter substrate-binding protein — protein MKNPVKLKVAAAAAVSALTLSACGGTADAGSGQAANGAGTTLTVEHAQGSTEVSVSPETVYTFDLGVLDSLNSLGVTVAGVPQATLPESLAAYEADGYTKIGSMKEPDFEAIAAGAPDLIIISGRTADYYDELSEIAPTIDLSVDQAAQVESFKDVSTTLGRIFEQEDEVAERLTAIDASVADAKANAAEAGTGLVVLTSGGELTAYGAGSRFGLIHDVLGVKPAADISADGAHGQSISFEFIAETDPDHLFVIDRDSAIGESGDAASAVLDNELVNGTTAAAEDNIAYLDAASWYLVGYGLGNVEAMISSVNDALTN, from the coding sequence GTGAAAAATCCTGTAAAGCTCAAGGTGGCCGCCGCAGCTGCGGTATCGGCCCTGACCCTGTCGGCATGCGGCGGCACCGCGGACGCAGGCAGCGGCCAGGCGGCAAACGGCGCCGGCACCACGCTCACCGTTGAACACGCGCAGGGCTCAACGGAGGTTTCAGTGAGTCCTGAGACTGTTTACACCTTTGACCTTGGCGTACTGGACTCCCTAAACAGCCTCGGCGTTACGGTGGCAGGAGTGCCGCAGGCAACTCTCCCGGAATCATTAGCCGCCTATGAAGCCGACGGATACACGAAGATCGGCTCCATGAAGGAACCGGACTTCGAGGCAATTGCCGCCGGGGCACCGGACCTGATCATTATCTCCGGCCGCACCGCCGACTACTACGACGAGCTGAGCGAGATAGCACCCACCATAGACCTGAGCGTCGACCAGGCTGCGCAGGTTGAGAGCTTCAAGGACGTGAGCACCACCCTTGGACGTATTTTCGAGCAGGAAGACGAGGTAGCAGAACGCCTCACTGCTATCGACGCCAGCGTCGCCGATGCGAAGGCCAACGCGGCTGAGGCCGGCACCGGTCTGGTTGTCCTTACCAGCGGCGGGGAACTGACTGCGTACGGCGCCGGTTCACGGTTCGGACTCATCCACGACGTTCTGGGCGTCAAGCCCGCCGCCGACATCAGTGCGGATGGCGCCCACGGCCAATCCATCTCCTTCGAGTTCATCGCCGAGACCGACCCCGACCACCTGTTTGTCATTGACCGGGACTCCGCTATCGGCGAGTCCGGCGATGCCGCGTCGGCAGTCCTGGACAACGAGCTCGTCAACGGCACCACCGCTGCCGCGGAAGACAACATCGCGTACCTCGACGCAGCCAGCTGGTACCTCGTGGGCTACGGCCTGGGCAATGTCGAGGCCATGATCAGCTCCGTCAACGACGCCCTGACCAACTGA
- a CDS encoding ATP-grasp domain-containing protein, giving the protein MTPSEAPKIYALHENPEWFPPFARAFEQEGLEFEEWLLTDGVLDLDSTPPEGIFWSRISASAHTRDHDLSKDYARAVLSWLEAHGRRTINGRRVLELEMSKVDQLTALKAAGIDTPRTVAAIGRDRILDAAKSFPTPFITKHNQGGKGLGVRKFESHAELAEYVASDEFEEPQDGITLIQEFIQAAEPIITRVEIVGGEFIYAIQADTARGGFQLCPADACAIDPTTGKPIMPPGATIEPVAGQQLFSLRRDFDHPIIEKYVEFARRNNIEVCGIEFMETADGRVLTYDVNTNTNYNAVVEAEAPRSAPGALAQYLAAVAAGPAPSFV; this is encoded by the coding sequence ATGACACCTTCGGAAGCTCCAAAGATCTACGCCCTGCACGAGAACCCCGAGTGGTTTCCACCGTTCGCCCGCGCCTTCGAGCAGGAGGGGCTGGAATTTGAGGAATGGCTGCTGACCGACGGTGTTCTGGACCTCGACTCGACGCCGCCGGAAGGTATTTTCTGGTCGCGGATCAGCGCTTCGGCGCATACGCGGGACCATGATCTGTCCAAGGACTATGCCCGGGCAGTGCTGTCCTGGCTCGAAGCTCACGGCCGCCGGACTATCAACGGCCGGCGGGTCCTTGAGCTCGAGATGAGCAAGGTGGACCAGTTGACGGCGCTGAAGGCGGCGGGGATCGACACGCCGCGGACAGTGGCGGCCATCGGCCGCGACCGCATTCTGGACGCGGCAAAGAGCTTCCCGACCCCCTTCATCACCAAGCACAACCAGGGCGGGAAGGGCCTGGGCGTCCGTAAGTTCGAGAGCCATGCCGAACTGGCCGAGTACGTGGCCTCGGACGAGTTCGAGGAACCGCAGGACGGCATCACCCTGATCCAGGAATTCATCCAGGCAGCCGAACCGATCATCACACGGGTGGAAATTGTGGGTGGAGAGTTCATCTACGCCATCCAGGCGGACACCGCCCGCGGCGGGTTCCAGCTCTGCCCGGCGGATGCCTGCGCCATCGATCCGACAACCGGTAAGCCGATCATGCCGCCGGGTGCAACGATCGAACCCGTTGCCGGCCAGCAGCTCTTCAGCCTCCGCCGCGACTTCGATCACCCGATCATCGAAAAGTACGTCGAATTCGCACGCCGGAACAACATCGAGGTATGCGGGATCGAGTTCATGGAGACCGCAGACGGGCGCGTCCTTACCTATGACGTGAACACCAACACCAACTACAACGCCGTGGTGGAGGCCGAAGCGCCGCGCTCCGCTCCCGGTGCGCTCGCACAGTACCTGGCGGCAGTGGCAGCCGGCCCGGCGCCGTCGTTCGTGTAA
- a CDS encoding iron-siderophore ABC transporter substrate-binding protein, translated as MAPTRVRGLIAAAAIAVLSLSACSTGPAGGGSEAAGANEAGSAEAFPVTIEHAFGETVIEEKPERVATVSWVNDDIALALGVVPVGMPVNEYGGNEQGSVPWKDTKLEELGAAIGTENAPVQYSEADGIAFDEIAATNPDVILAAYSGLTEEDYNTLSEIAPVVAYPEVAYGTAWQESTAMIGEALGLAEEAEQLVTETEDQIAEAAAEYPAIAGKTFIFGNLEPANAEGVNVYTASDNRPRFLTQIGMEMATVVEENATGEEFFFPWSAERADELESDVFVTWVPDEATKEAIAEDPLLSQIPAVESGALVADADNTLTLSISAASPLSLVWALDKWLPMINEAAEAAEAA; from the coding sequence ATGGCCCCCACACGCGTGCGCGGCTTGATTGCCGCAGCAGCCATTGCGGTATTGTCCCTCTCCGCGTGCTCCACAGGCCCGGCGGGCGGCGGCTCGGAAGCTGCCGGAGCCAACGAAGCCGGCTCCGCCGAGGCCTTCCCGGTCACCATTGAGCACGCCTTCGGCGAGACCGTCATCGAGGAAAAGCCTGAGCGGGTTGCAACGGTGTCCTGGGTCAATGACGACATCGCGTTGGCGCTCGGCGTGGTGCCCGTGGGCATGCCGGTCAATGAGTACGGCGGCAACGAGCAGGGCTCAGTCCCGTGGAAGGACACCAAGCTGGAAGAGCTCGGCGCCGCCATCGGTACCGAGAACGCGCCGGTCCAGTACTCCGAGGCTGATGGAATTGCCTTCGACGAGATCGCTGCCACCAACCCCGACGTCATCCTGGCCGCCTATTCCGGTCTCACCGAAGAGGATTACAACACCCTCAGCGAGATCGCCCCGGTTGTCGCCTACCCCGAGGTTGCGTACGGCACCGCGTGGCAGGAATCCACGGCAATGATCGGGGAGGCGCTTGGCCTGGCCGAAGAGGCCGAGCAGCTGGTCACCGAAACCGAAGATCAGATCGCCGAGGCTGCAGCGGAATACCCGGCCATCGCCGGCAAGACCTTCATCTTCGGAAACCTGGAGCCTGCCAATGCCGAGGGCGTGAACGTCTACACGGCCAGCGACAACCGCCCCCGGTTCCTGACGCAGATCGGAATGGAAATGGCCACAGTGGTTGAAGAGAACGCCACCGGTGAAGAGTTCTTCTTCCCGTGGTCGGCGGAGCGTGCCGATGAACTCGAGTCGGACGTCTTTGTGACCTGGGTTCCGGACGAGGCCACCAAGGAAGCAATCGCCGAGGACCCGCTGCTGAGCCAGATTCCCGCGGTGGAGTCCGGCGCGCTCGTAGCGGATGCTGACAACACCCTCACGTTGTCCATCTCTGCTGCCAGCCCGCTGTCTCTGGTCTGGGCGCTGGACAAGTGGCTGCCGATGATCAATGAAGCGGCGGAGGCCGCCGAGGCTGCGTAA
- a CDS encoding DUF6480 family protein, with amino-acid sequence MSSQNPDPEKDKVTGLEPGGGVPPGETPPAEASTGGPQGHEEGAPGKAASRIWLVLIGIFVLLGLLYFVGYIVGLFS; translated from the coding sequence ATGAGCAGCCAGAATCCGGATCCGGAGAAGGACAAGGTCACCGGTCTGGAGCCGGGCGGCGGTGTTCCGCCGGGCGAGACCCCTCCCGCCGAGGCGAGCACCGGCGGGCCGCAGGGTCACGAGGAAGGTGCACCCGGCAAGGCGGCGTCGCGGATATGGCTCGTGCTGATCGGTATCTTCGTGCTGCTCGGGCTGCTGTACTTCGTCGGCTACATCGTCGGGCTATTCAGCTAG
- a CDS encoding DUF2252 domain-containing protein: MVEDNARESLISDTLVEAFKPLMEADPHGFRTKFRKMAADPFAFYRGSACLFYADMREVTDTWADEHTSRIWIHGDLHAENFGTYMSSTGQLTFDINDFDEAYLGHFSWDLRRFTTSLALMCWQKALPEEAVRSLARTYLAAYLDQVKHYDDVGQDDFALHLGNTSGTIHAVLLAARASRRTDLLDAMTFVEDHERHFQDNSKTRRLEEAEHAMVAKAFENYLRTIPEDKRSALEIFYNVKDIVGSTGFGIGSAGLPAYNVLIEGYNEALENDIIISMKQGNLAAPSRIVTDERVRSYFEHDGHRTVISQRALQVHTDTFLGYTTVDGVGFVVDELSPYKADLRWDNLTEPAEIEPVLIDLGRATAKVHCASDEDSDQDLVNFQTERAIMQVTEGRREEFIEDILTFSLDYARTVRADHALFVDAFRENRIPGVPST, encoded by the coding sequence ATGGTAGAAGACAACGCCCGCGAGTCGCTCATCTCCGACACCCTGGTCGAGGCGTTCAAGCCGCTGATGGAAGCGGACCCGCACGGGTTCCGGACCAAGTTCCGCAAGATGGCGGCCGATCCATTCGCGTTCTACCGCGGCAGCGCCTGCCTCTTCTACGCAGACATGCGCGAAGTGACGGACACTTGGGCGGATGAGCACACCAGCCGCATCTGGATCCACGGCGATCTTCACGCGGAGAACTTCGGCACCTACATGAGCAGCACGGGTCAGCTCACCTTCGACATCAACGACTTCGACGAGGCCTACCTGGGCCACTTCTCCTGGGACCTGCGCCGGTTCACCACCTCGCTGGCGCTGATGTGCTGGCAGAAGGCGCTTCCCGAGGAAGCCGTGCGGTCCCTGGCCCGGACGTACCTGGCCGCCTACCTGGACCAGGTCAAGCACTACGACGACGTCGGCCAGGACGATTTCGCGCTCCACCTCGGCAACACCTCTGGCACCATTCATGCGGTGCTGCTTGCGGCCCGTGCTTCACGGCGCACCGACCTGCTCGACGCGATGACCTTCGTGGAAGACCACGAGCGCCACTTCCAGGACAACAGCAAGACGCGCAGGCTGGAAGAGGCCGAGCACGCCATGGTGGCGAAGGCGTTCGAGAACTACCTCCGCACCATTCCCGAAGACAAACGGTCCGCCCTGGAGATCTTCTACAACGTCAAGGACATCGTCGGCAGCACCGGATTCGGCATCGGCAGCGCAGGTCTGCCTGCCTACAACGTGCTCATCGAGGGTTACAACGAGGCCCTGGAAAACGACATCATCATCTCGATGAAGCAGGGAAACCTGGCAGCACCCAGCCGGATCGTCACGGATGAGCGGGTGCGCTCGTACTTCGAGCATGATGGCCACCGCACCGTGATCAGCCAGCGGGCGCTTCAGGTTCACACCGACACTTTCCTCGGCTACACCACGGTGGACGGCGTCGGGTTCGTGGTTGATGAGCTGTCCCCCTACAAGGCGGACCTGCGCTGGGACAACCTCACCGAGCCGGCCGAGATCGAGCCTGTGCTCATTGACCTGGGACGGGCTACCGCCAAGGTGCACTGTGCCTCGGACGAGGACAGCGACCAGGACCTGGTGAACTTCCAGACGGAACGGGCCATCATGCAGGTAACCGAAGGGCGCCGGGAGGAGTTCATCGAGGACATCCTCACGTTCTCCCTCGACTACGCGCGGACGGTCCGTGCTGATCATGCCCTCTTCGTTGATGCGTTCCGCGAGAACCGGATACCGGGCGTTCCGTCGACCTGA